A section of the Aneurinibacillus migulanus genome encodes:
- a CDS encoding ABC transporter permease produces the protein MADKKSFSLNLQKLGPFIGLLVITIILAVMSPNFLTLNNILNVLRQVSINALIAFGMTFVILTGGIDLSVGAILALSGALTAGLMTNGMDPILAILVGLLAGTIMGMVNGLLVAKGKVAPFIATLATMTIFRGLTLVYTEGRPITGFDSDMFTMLGAGYLFTIPVPVIWTLGCFAVLYFILKKTAFGRRVYAIGGNEEAAVLSGIKVSRVKIYIYALTGFLSALAGIILTSRLNSAQANAGMGYELDAIAAVVLGGTSLSGGRGWIFGTLIGAMIIGVLNNGLNLLEVSSFYQQVVKGSVILLAVLLDRKKAA, from the coding sequence ATGGCAGACAAAAAATCTTTTTCACTTAATCTGCAAAAGTTGGGGCCTTTTATCGGACTTCTTGTTATTACGATTATTCTCGCAGTGATGAGTCCCAACTTTTTAACACTAAACAACATTCTAAACGTACTGCGTCAAGTATCGATTAATGCACTTATCGCGTTCGGGATGACCTTCGTCATTCTTACCGGGGGCATCGATTTATCGGTAGGGGCCATTCTGGCGCTTTCTGGGGCATTGACGGCGGGATTGATGACCAATGGTATGGACCCGATCTTGGCAATTCTGGTCGGGCTTCTGGCCGGCACTATAATGGGGATGGTGAATGGACTTCTAGTTGCCAAAGGAAAAGTAGCTCCCTTTATTGCAACATTGGCCACGATGACAATTTTCCGTGGGCTGACGCTCGTATATACGGAAGGACGCCCGATTACCGGATTTGACAGTGACATGTTTACGATGCTTGGTGCCGGTTATTTATTTACTATTCCGGTGCCGGTTATTTGGACGCTCGGCTGCTTCGCGGTGCTGTATTTTATTCTGAAGAAAACAGCATTCGGACGTCGCGTATATGCGATTGGCGGCAATGAGGAAGCGGCTGTTCTCTCTGGTATTAAAGTCAGCCGGGTGAAAATCTATATTTATGCGCTTACCGGTTTTCTATCCGCGCTTGCGGGCATTATTTTGACATCGCGCCTTAATTCCGCACAGGCAAACGCCGGAATGGGCTATGAGCTGGATGCAATTGCAGCCGTTGTGCTTGGTGGAACCAGCTTATCCGGCGGTCGAGGCTGGATTTTCGGTACGCTTATCGGGGCTATGATTATCGGTGTACTCAATAACGGATTAAATTTGCTGGAGGTTTCTTCTTTCTATCAGCAAGTTGTCAAAGGTTCAGTCATTCTGCTTGCCGTTTTGCTTGACCGCAAAAAGGCAGCATAA
- a CDS encoding sugar ABC transporter ATP-binding protein, with amino-acid sequence MNTLIEMTGIDKSFGKVNVLKNVSFSLEKGEIHALMGENGAGKSTLMKILTGIYTKDAGNIKVRGQEVEIGSPKEAEQLGIAVIHQELNIIPQLTVMENMFLGRDLCYGKTGILRTREMKQRTREYLGRLGVHLDPGMEAGKLSIGQQQMIEIARALSVNAEVLIMDEPTAALTDREIEALFNVMRELRSQGVGIVYVSHRMEEIFAMCDRISILRDGTFVGTETIKETDLDTVVRMMVGRQLGERFPERETVIGEERLRVEMLGDGGIISDISFSAKRGEVLGIAGLMGSGRTEIARTLFGVSEKQTGKVFLDGKEVRIRKPDDAIAHGIAFVTEDRKAQGLVLGLSVRENIALTNLSALSKNGIMSGSKEEQLVRDMIQRLNIKTSSGEQTVKSLSGGNQQKVVIGKWLGITPKVLILDEPTRGVDIGAKKEIYNIMNQLTAEGVTIIMISSELPEILGMSDRILVMHEGRLAAVMDKTQATQEKIMHAATGGK; translated from the coding sequence ATGAACACGCTCATTGAGATGACAGGAATTGATAAATCGTTTGGCAAAGTAAACGTATTAAAAAATGTTTCGTTTTCACTGGAAAAAGGCGAGATTCATGCGTTGATGGGTGAGAATGGGGCTGGAAAGTCCACGCTGATGAAAATCCTCACAGGCATCTATACGAAGGATGCAGGGAATATCAAAGTTCGTGGCCAAGAAGTTGAGATCGGAAGCCCGAAGGAAGCGGAACAACTGGGCATTGCAGTCATTCACCAGGAGCTAAATATCATTCCCCAATTAACTGTGATGGAGAATATGTTTTTGGGCCGGGATTTATGCTACGGCAAAACAGGCATTCTTCGCACACGGGAGATGAAGCAAAGAACGCGTGAATATCTTGGTCGCTTAGGTGTACATCTCGATCCTGGCATGGAGGCAGGCAAGCTCTCGATCGGGCAGCAGCAAATGATCGAGATAGCACGCGCGTTGTCTGTGAATGCAGAGGTATTGATTATGGATGAGCCGACCGCTGCGTTAACTGATCGTGAAATCGAAGCACTATTCAACGTAATGAGAGAGCTTCGTTCCCAAGGTGTAGGGATCGTCTACGTATCACATCGAATGGAAGAAATCTTCGCCATGTGTGATCGGATCTCCATACTTCGTGATGGTACGTTCGTCGGTACAGAAACAATTAAGGAAACAGACCTGGATACAGTCGTGCGCATGATGGTAGGGCGCCAGCTTGGAGAACGCTTTCCAGAGCGTGAAACAGTTATCGGTGAGGAACGCTTGCGTGTAGAAATGCTTGGTGACGGCGGTATTATTTCTGACATTAGTTTCTCCGCAAAGCGTGGTGAAGTGCTTGGCATTGCGGGTCTAATGGGGTCTGGTCGGACAGAGATAGCCCGTACGCTATTCGGTGTAAGCGAGAAACAGACTGGAAAGGTATTTCTAGATGGAAAGGAAGTCCGCATCCGCAAGCCGGATGATGCGATTGCGCACGGCATCGCATTTGTAACGGAAGACAGAAAAGCGCAGGGATTAGTGCTTGGGCTTTCTGTAAGGGAAAACATTGCACTGACGAATCTGAGCGCATTGTCGAAAAATGGGATTATGTCCGGTTCCAAAGAGGAACAGTTGGTGCGTGATATGATTCAGCGCTTGAATATTAAAACAAGCAGCGGAGAACAGACTGTAAAGTCGCTCAGCGGTGGCAATCAGCAGAAGGTTGTCATCGGTAAATGGCTGGGCATTACGCCAAAGGTGCTAATCCTTGACGAACCGACACGCGGCGTCGATATCGGCGCGAAAAAAGAAATCTACAACATCATGAATCAGCTTACCGCCGAAGGGGTTACCATTATTATGATTTCATCAGAATTGCCGGAAATTCTGGGCATGAGCGATCGCATTCTTGTTATGCACGAAGGCAGACTGGCGGCGGTAATGGACAAAACACAGGCCACGCAGGAAAAGATTATGCATGCGGCCACCGGAGGAAAGTAA